Within the Heterodontus francisci isolate sHetFra1 chromosome 28, sHetFra1.hap1, whole genome shotgun sequence genome, the region atgcctaatcagtaaatgggaTGCTATTCTTCGAGTTtgcgtttactggaacactgcgtcAAGCCCAGGACAAAGATATAGGCATGACAgcaggtgtgtgtgttgaaatgcaagctacaggaagctcggggtcatgtttttggactgaacaaaggtgttccacaaagtggtcacccaatctgtgtttggtctgccCAAAGTAGAggataccacattgtgagcagcgaatactgaatGCTAAATTTCCTGAaagcctatcacatttctaacctttgccagttctgatgaaaggtcactgacctgaaacgttaactctgcttctgtctccacagatgctgccatacctgctacgTATTCCAAGTATCTTTAGTTTTATTGCAGACTTCCTAcatctgccatattttgctttGAATTCAGAAAGTGTTGTCGATTCCCATCCCTATTGCCCAGCCGAATGCACCTTTCCTGAACAGGACACACAGTAAATCTCACCTGCTCTCCTGGAGCTGGCACCCGGCTGTGTTGATTATCAGATCACAGTCCTTCTCGAGCTGGTTCAGTGTGTTCTGAATTGTTCGATTGATCGTCTTTTCTATTGTTGTGCACACATCTTGGATCTGATTCACACAACGTGTTGGCTACGAGTACAAAAGCCACAAAGTGTCATAGGAACTACAATCTGATACATTAATGGCATTTCATCCAAAGGGCACACTGTGCATTCTATTATACACATCGACGATTACACTTGTGCTTCCGTGAGCTGCATGCCTCCTGGTTGCATTGAACTGTGAATTCACCGCCTGTAGCCTTCTTCAGCTAAATGGGGCCGATTTGAACTGTTGTCAATTGTGTTAAACTGGAGATATCGGATCGATATCACATAAAAGTAATAGTAAAGAATATCACGGGATTTGTTTGGGGGGGGGCAGATCCATTGGCTCACCCTGTACAGTGTAAATAAGGGTGATTATTAAAACTAATCCCTATCAGTTTATGTACACTGACATCCAGAAAGTTTTTTTTTCCCACACGACTATTCGTTCATTGATAGGAATCATAGATGTGTGAGGCCTAAACTAGATGTTGTCTggcatgtctttttaaaaaatccaCATTTATCCTATGCAAAGGGCCTAAGTTTATCAAACCTATCTCAGTAAGAAGGAACCCTAAGATTGAATATCGTTTTGACAGTTCTCCTCTTGTACCTTGTCAAGCAGCTCCAAGTCCCGCACCAGCTCTGTCTCCCAAAACTGTCTGCATATTTTATGTGGGCACATAGTACAGTTTCAGTATACGGCTCTTAGTTTGGATTGCACTATTGTTCCATGCAACTTTAATCCCTATTTATTTTCCCAATGTCGTTTTAACACTGCTTATGGCGTTTCAATGATGTACTCATAAACGCACCTCTTTTcctccctgtgtttaaacttgtttaCACATTGTGTAAACATTGGTGGAGCTCCAAAGGCCAAAATGTATCGCCCTAAACTTAACAAATTGAAGGCCATCTACCACAGTGGGCCTCATTCCATAAGTCAATCGGAATTGGATAACGGCTTCACCACTGGCCCCATGCTACTGCTGCAAGTCAGAAATGCGTGATATACTCATTATACTCACCAAGATTACTTAGGGTAACACTTTCCTCCTATTCAGACTCTGCCACATTGAAGAGGAAGACCAGCAAAAACGTTGGAACAACAATATCTGCTGTGACATTCGAAGTTACATTTCCTCCCAATTGGGATATATATCACTATTGCTTCACCAGATTGGGTCAATATCCTGCATTTGCTCAGTTTACGTGACTTCAGGTGCCCTGGCATTACAAGGACATCAGCGATTCAGAGATGGTCCTTCACCTTTTCAAGGCAATGTGGGTGGAACAAAGCAAGGTAAATGTTCAGAACTACCCATATGTTGAGAACAACTGAAGGGAAAATTATTTCAATTCCCAGCAACATTATATTTTATACAAAACCTGTTAACATTCTATCATCTAATTCATAGCACTTTTGATGTTCATTAAGAGCAGTCACCCAAACATAGTGCCATACAAGGATATCATTCCGACTTGGTTTCAGTTGGATTTACCACATTGGTGACTACCCTTGGCCGACGAGATTTCTACCAGTTTCTTATCCAACATATGCTTTGGAAACCACGTGTGCAGCCATTATAAAGCTATGCTTCTGTTAGCTACGTATATTTCTGATTCGCAGGGCACACACCTTGTTTGGATCTGGGATGTAGATGGTCGGCATTTCAAAGCCACATTTGTTCAGACCCGGTCTCTTGCACAGCTCTTGCACTATCTGCATCATCACTCTCTGTGGAATTAAGCAAAATATTGAACTGTAAATACAATTACATATTTGGCCGTTAGGACACAAGATCTCATCAGAAATATATAGCTTCTacaggggagacggtggcgtaggggcaatgtcactggactaataatccagatgcCTAAGCTAATGCTCTGAAGGcatgggcttgaatcccaccacggcagatggtgaaatttaatttCAATTCTTAAATATGGaataaaaatctagtctaatggtgatcatggaaCTATTGTCGACTGTTGcaaaatgcatctggttcactaatgtccttgaggaaaggaaacctgccatccttacctagcctgctctacatgtgaccccagacccacagccccTTAAATGCCCTCAGTGGGAAATTGGGGATTTGCAATAAATGcaagcccagccagcgatgcccacagccgACGAACAAATAAAAACATTGATCTTTCATATCCACAAAAAATTCCAAAACATTTCCCAACCAATCAATTGCATTTGAATTACACTCACTGTTCCTGCCAGCCAAAAGCAGAAGCAAGTTTCCACCCTATAGTATCCTGAAGTTAATATTGATATGCATAACCAGCTAACGAATGAATGTTCAGCAATATCACTATCCTCTTGCAACAATGAGATTTTGTTTATGCAAGGCGGTTTTAATGAACTCCAGTTTCAATTCTCATCCAGGATACGATATCTACAACAGTACAGTAACCCCGAACAAAGACTGAGTGCCAACCTAGATTATGGTCACACTTAAAGAGTAAGGAGTTATCTTCCGATTTCGAGGGGAGAGTTTGCTGTTTATATTAGAAATAAAAGAGACTTTCCTGTGTAACTTGGGCGACATTGATGAAAGCCAGTCAATATTCTACCATgccatagacctcaaaatgctacTGTGGATCGAAAAAATATGcttacatcgagttcaataatttagaAAGCCGATACTTGAAATATAAAACAAAACTCACAATTCTAGAGATGCAATACAGCTCAATAAATCCCTGGATTAGAAAAGACTGTATGCTAATTCAGACGTTTTATTCACGAGGGGCACTAAATCCAAAATAAGTTTCTTTTTCCATTTTATTGCTTTGGAATCAATGTACCTGGTGCCTTAACGTGTTAAAATAGAGATATAGTTGGGGAACGAACTGCTGATGATGGAGAAAGAGTAACAGGAGCTGCATTAAAATGAATTCTGTATCACATTTCCTCCCACCTTTCGTGATTTTAGGCGCTTTTATGGAATTACTTTGCAAATTCGTTCCAGCAATATTACTGCacctattgcccatccttagttggggACATTAAGAGTTAAGCACCAGTGTGATAGTGCAAAATTGGTGTACGTTTTAGAATTTATATTCATTTAAATTAACGAAAAGTTCAACAGATAAATAAATCTTTCAGCTGACCCGCTATAACCTGTTTTAGTACATGACACAGGGTCAACATCGACCTCTGAGTGTGAAGCAGGAGTTATGTGGAGGCTAAACCGGGTGCAAGTAGCAGTCTACATGAAAAGAAAGTTaaagcatatgctggaaatctgaaatagtaacaaaagtgctggaaatactcagcaggtctggtagcatctgtggagagagaaacaaagttaacaattcaggtctatgactttttatcagaactggcaaacattagaaaataattaggttttaagcaagcgaaGGTGAGGAAGACAACAAAGGGGaagatgtttgatagggcagagggcagaagagattaaataacaaagatgtcctgggacaaaggcttcCGTTCCTTCCTCGCcttctctgtctccagctctgggGATAGgtcgtccactaatattcattataagtccaccaaatcccacagctacctcaactacatctATACACACCATGCCTTctgtaaggactgcattccattctcccagtctctctgtctctgacgcatctgctcagatgatgcaaccttctaaaacaacgcttctgatatgtgtttctttttcctcaactgatgaTCCTTCCCCATCCCAGTGtgcttgacagggccttcaactgtgtccggcctatttcccgtacttctgccctcaccccttcccctacacCTCAGAGCCGCATCAGAggtacccttgtcctcactttccactcaacGAGCTTCCACATCCAGAGAATAATCCATAGCCATTTCTGCCACctacagcatgatgccactaccaaatgcatctcccccttccctccccgcaTTTCGAAGGTATCGGTCCCTCTGTGAAACCCTGGCCCACTTCTGCATtaaccctgacacctcgtccccttaccacggtaccttcccatgcaatcggagGCAGTGTAATACCTgccgttttacctcctctctcctcattaaccAAGACCCCAaaaactccttttaggtgaagcagcgatttacttttacttctttcaattttttATGCTCTATGCATTACTCACAACGTGGCAtcatctgcattggggagaccaaatgcagattgggtgaacaCTTTGCAGAACATTTCCATTCAGTCTGAAgtcatgacctcgagcttccggttgcttgccatttcaacactccgccctgctctcatgccaataaTTCCATCTTAGGTCTGctccggtgttccagtgaacatcaacaccagctcgaggagcagcacctgttcattccattaggcattctacagccgtgcagactaaacattgagttcaataaattcAGATCTTGACTGGCGTTTTTTCCCATTATTTCATTTCTTTTAGCCATGTGCCTGCttgtcatgtagtcagagctgctcattattctgccattaactctcTCGCTAGACTAATGGCTTGtcattcaccacaagcattaatacactctttgcctttatcccaggacagctttgttatttaatctctcccgccctcttCCCTATCAAGCACatttccctttgttctctcccccactcccctccccttcacttgcttaaaacctaattcttttccaaactttgccagttctgattaaaAGTCACAGACCGGaaaggttaactttgcttctccaCATATTCTgcaagacctgctcagtatttccaacacttttcgtTTTGGTGGAAGGCTACATTGTCTGGAAAACATAACAACACATTTATTTCGGACAATGAACGACTGCCAGTTGGTCGTTTGGTGACTTTAATTGAGGAATGAAGGTTAACCTGAGCCACTACCTGCTTCAAATTCTCTCAGCTGGTTTATTATGTCACTAAAATTCCACATAATTTCTTCTGTTGTCAGACCAGATATTATTAAATGTTACTGATTTCAATAGCTCGCCTGCCTCAGGTCGGTTTTAAAATCACATCATGGGATTGCTAATCCTAAACTACCAGACCACCCGATTGTCCCGCACAGTCCAGCACAATACCTGTTTTTGGGCTCCCACTGTTCTCCAACAATTCATTAAAATACCTTGCTGCTCTAATTTCATAGTTCTGACACTTTACGTTGAGTTAAATCTGCATTGCAGATACTGTTGATGTCATCATCTCGTGCGAGTGCACAGGCAGGATAGGCTACAGTTCGTAACATGGGATAACAAAGTCTCTCCAAAACATCATTTCATGGATATTAAGCTCTGAATATTGGTTCTATTATCCAGAAAACGGTTCCTGCACTGGATTAAAATCATCTCACCTGCAATGTCACTAGATTGTTATTGTCAAGTGTTAATCCTATTATTGTGAAAAACAAATTTTAGAAGTTGTGCCTCTCCCTATTCCCAATCAACAAAGTTTAGCTTCCTGTTGTCACATTGCAATGTCATTTTTATCTCATATTATAAATTCTAACGTCCAAGTTTAGAATGGAGGTCGCATAACAAACTGTAACAGTGTCAAGCAGCAGTGGCAAAGTAGCATCTCATATTTATGGTTCCACGCTCTTGAAATTCTCCATCAGAAAAAAAAGCCCAACAAGCTTCAACCAGCTCAATTTTCCTGCTTATAATAAGATTTGTTATTTAATTATAAGTATAAATATCGATGTATTATATTAAAATTAGGATTACACATATTCTAATTTAGGGGATCGAATCGTCTCTGCTCACCATTAAACCACTACTTAGTAAGGTTTGAGTTTTTAACAAAATGATGTGCTTGGTCAAAAGGTATATCTTAATATATAAGTGTGAGAACTATCTCATGGTGTTATTGAAAGAGAGTCTCTTTCTGCACTTTTGTTCCACATTAACATCCGCCTTTGATCCCCAAACCTTGGTGCACAGCACACTTCACCATGAAGAAATCAGACAAGTGGAACTCCAACAGTGCAGGGGACGCTTAGATGCAGTAAAGTCTGTACCTGTCTGTCACTCTCATGACCAGCTTCATCGGCTTTGCTCAGGTAGAACTTCAGTTTGTCGCCATGTTTTTCATTCAGCTTCTCCACCACGTTCAGAGTCCGTTTACAGAGGGCCTGACCCATCGGGTCGAAGAAGACAAGAATCAGATCAGCTTGCTCACCTGGAGACACAAACGAGTGAAAAACGCAATCATTTACATTGTTTTCGAAGGTATCACCATATTAGAAGTTATATGTCCAACGAATCTCTCAAAGATTAAAATGCAGGAACACGCTAGGTGGCAAGTGCACAGCAAGTTGTCAGGCAGAGGAGCATGATGGTAAAAACCTATGTTCACAAGCTCTGCTGCGCAAACCTCTTTCAGGTAGCATGCCCTGAGCCGTAaaatggtctccttatttgcgaggAGTGTATCAAGCAGACTCCTATTCTTGATCCCCATCTGCCTACATATAGGTAAGGTCAGGGGAATGATTGGGTTTCATGGTATATGATAGTAGCAATGAAAAGCTAGCCCACGCTTTGTCTCGTCATGTAAATGTCGAGAGCTGCTACTCACACCGGGTACCAGAAGGCATCCCACACTTGGCGAACACAACTGGCAAGTGTAATACTCCAGAAGTGAGAAAGCAACAATGAAAGGAAGATAAAGATGGCTTCGCCATGAAGGACAAATGGTCAAGTGATCTTGCTCCTGGACTGCAAAGTCAACAGTTATGAATTGAAATCTCACCTTGGTAGATTTAGGCACTTGATGACGTAATTTGGCACCATAAAGACGACCATTAAAGTTGTTGGTTTGCCAAACAAAGATTCACTAAACATCCttacagagaagggaatctgccaCACCAATCTTGTTAGGACTTCTGGTGATTCCAGTACTGCTTCATCTGGTAAGACATGCTCTGCCCTATGCTAGGATGGTTTGGATGGCCGGTTACGCCATCCATTAGTTGTAAGATGAACGGTACACTGACGCTGGTTGGCGGTATTTTGCCTAGTTTCACTGCAATCTCACCGCCGGGTTTAACATCAGCAAGACATTTACAAGTAATTGCTGCTGGATCCACCTACGTTTGTGCACTTCCTGACTGCTTGTGTACATTGAGTACTGCAAACTGAATCCCACGTGAGTGGGCTTTCAAACCCTGAAATCATGAACGGTAACATTGCCAAAGTATGCTTAATAAACGAATTTAAAATTACTTCCTCAGTCTCGCAGATACTGTCACTCTGAGCTTTGGTTGCCGATCCCTCCCATCTTTACTGACCTATCGTATGTATTCATTCTGCTGATTCCTTATGCATTTAGATTCTCATCAGTTTGCTCTACAGCATTTAAGACATTTTTACCCCACTGCATTATTGGAGTCTTCTCCGGTCTTATGTTCGTTTCCAAAACCTTCACTTCACTTTCTATACCCTTTACCACTTGCAGACTGTTCACTTCCTCTTCTGCATTTTTACCCTGTCCCATATATACCACTTCCCCTCACATTAACCTCATTTGACCTCCCATATCCTTCACCTACTTGGCACTTTATTCCCTCCTAAATACATCAtatccatctaatacccttcccccagcctccctcctcccccacctccacaTGGTCAAACCTCTGCTTCTGTCAATCCATGCATCCCCTTCCTCACTCCTATCAGTGGTTTCCTGCTCCTTCACTCTGAATTTTTCACTGAACCTCTCAGTTGgcgctccttatttaaacagcttatcCTTTTTCCCCATAAAGTTTTCATTCATTTTCTGAAGCTTATAACATTTATCCATTGTTTTCAATTCTTTTAGCCTTGTCTTTTTCTCTTTTACCTCGTCGAAACAACATTTGGCGTTGTCTACCAAAGGCGCTGTACAAATGCCATTGTCCGTCATTCTGGTTGATATTATTCTCTGAACAACTTTCTTCCCGTTTCCCTTTAAACATTAGCACTTTGTGAGGAAAGCTGGACTTAGATGTACTCTGTATACATTTTTTTTTACTATTGTTATTCCTTCATAAGATGTGGGAGGCATTGTcaaggtatttattgcccatccttaattgcccttgagaagctggtggtgatccATCGTCtggaatacaactgagtgacttgttggCTGATTTCTGAAGGCAATTAAGAATCAACAAAATTGGTGTAAGCTTGGAGTTATACATAGGCCAGACCGGTAAAGAAGGCAGCCGTCCTTCTTAAAGGACATAATTGGACATTAAACGAAAATCCATTAGTTTCACGATCAACATTAGTAATATTGTATTTTTATTCAAGCATTATTCAATAAACTCCCTTGTTTGTTTTCGTTCAGTCTCCCAGGATTTCTTCAGAGCTCTCCCTGTTTATTTTGTCATCTGATTTCCCGGGTGCATTGAGTTTGGTACGGTCGCGTAATCGTTATTTTATTTGTCCAATAATCTAGAAAAATGTGCATTCAAACCCAGCCAAAACAAATAAGAAtttgttctgatcaaaggtcacagacctgaaacgttaactctccccacaaatgctgccagacctgctttgcatttccagaactttctgttgtaTTGCAGAATTTGATTATTTAAAAAATGGAACTGCTAAACTGACATTACTGCACGTTATCATGAAGCTGTCTGTTCTTCATCAAAACCTAACTGGTTTAGTAAAGTTCTTTTAGTAATTAAAAGTATCAGTTTTACTCCATCTGGCATATATGGGACTCCATTCGCACTGCAACACGTTTGGTAAATTCCCTCGGAAGTATCATAGCAAACCACTTAGTTGCAGCAAAGGAAATATACCACAGGTTCAAAAGGAAGTTGCACCATAATGTTTTCAGGGTAGCTAGGGATAGGCGATAAATGTCAAGTTTGTCAACTGGGTCCACAGTCCGAGATTGAATATTAAATACAACTGAGAAGTCAATCACATTTTGTGTGTGTTAACGTAATTTACAAGTGATAATTGAGCTCTGGTGTATATCTAACAGTGCAGATTGATCTCTTACCTAGCCATATCAGCGCTTTATCAACATCAAATTCGTAGGTCATGTCTCCATCCACTAGTCCTGGGGTATCTATAAATGTCACCAGGTTAAACTTCTTTTGCTTAGAGGTGCTGATCTCGGTACTCAGGTAGTCTGTCACTCCTGTGGAAGCATGGAGAGAGTCAGCAAAAGCAGAAGTGGAATTTGTTGCAAAGATAAAGTTTAGTTGCAGGAATCGGACTTTCCATTTCATGTGTGCATTGGTCATTAAAAAAGGTTTTATTAACAGAGCAGCCTGCTTTTGTGTTACATTATTTTTAAGTGACCAAATGCATATAATCATGATATCTTTCATAGAATACATGAGCTATCTATTTCATATAAATACACAGAAAAAATCTTAGGCTCACACTTCCTGCCTGCAACCATTTCTTGAAGCCAGTTCTTTTGCAACATCTTTCCGCCTACTTTGCCCCCATTATAAATCACTGTGTCCATTTTTATGATATGAATTGTCCATGTCACATCATACTCTAATTGCACAATCCTGCCAGTTGTGGCGCTGCAGTTCCTCAGTTTTCTATCCCCCAGCTCATCAGCCTTAACAGACAGAAACTGTGATGCTCCTAACAACTCTGTTTCGCAAATGTCACAATCTTCTGTTTGGCAAATTGCTCTAAGTTTGATTCTATGTGTTCCTATGTCTCTTGTTTATTCCGTATTACTTTATTATATTTCTCCTGATGCAGAATTCTGCTGTCCATATCTCAAATCACTCTGATACCCGTTCATTTATCAATAATGGACTTTTTGATCGACATTGGCACGCAGTCTGGCTATTCCTTAACTTTATAATGATTATCCTTGCGTTCATGTTCTTCAGTGGCCTCGCCACTCCATATATCTGTAACATACTCCAGCCCTACGACCCTCCAGGATCTTTGAGCTCCATCAATTCGAAACTATTTTCCCTTTCCATGATTGGCGGCTCTGTTTTGCAATTTTGTTTTGGAATTCCTTTCATACTTCTCTTTAGCTCTATGACCTAGTCTCCTCCATTATGGTATACCTTGAAAGCATACCTCTTGcattaagcttttggtcacccaatTTTCTTAATGTGGCTCGATATCAAATTGTGTGTTTACTTGCTCCTGTTTATTGTCCATTTATATTCCATTGTACTTTGTGTTTCCTATTagatggtattttgcttttataggccCCATTTATTTTCCATTCCCGATTTATTTTTCATACAACGCCTATTTTGCCTGCTTATTGTCCACTCAGTTTCGATTTCCCTGTTAATCTTCAAGAAGTTTATATTTCGCCTCT harbors:
- the LOC137345152 gene encoding uncharacterized protein codes for the protein MSGIPKLRSVSNPSENLSLSVNERILKECHLLYKDPKHGLVSIANQLGLGILAPKKKITVMLMGNHSAGKSSFINWYIEEHIQKTGVATETQGFTFITSGKKRESLTSNVTLHLYPHFQPLEQIEGVTDYLSTEISTSKQKKFNLVTFIDTPGLVDGDMTYEFDVDKALIWLGEQADLILVFFDPMGQALCKRTLNVVEKLNEKHGDKLKFYLSKADEAGHESDRQRVMMQIVQELCKRPGLNKCGFEMPTIYIPDPNKPTRCVNQIQDVCTTIEKTINRTIQNTLNQLEKDCDLIINTAGCQLQESR